The Euphorbia lathyris chromosome 8, ddEupLath1.1, whole genome shotgun sequence genome has a window encoding:
- the LOC136203064 gene encoding enhanced ethylene response protein 5 produces the protein MAYLSMGEAHRRITDYLNRFSDAVYSQDGASLKYLLSFTSNSPALLSLADALHVFQDANRLIKQSEKYSQFGELTAPLFRSLQSYRLGNLVDTYPAYEKAAIAFLQEFRNWESAWALDALYVVAYEIRVLAEKADKELAFNGKSPEKLKAAGSFLMKVFGVLAVKGQKRVGALYVTCQLFKIYFKLGTVHLCRSIIRSIETARIFDFEEFPKRDKVTYMYYTGRLEVFNENFLAADHKLSYALKHCDPRNEANIRMILKYLIPVKFSIGILPTDQLLERHNLAEYKNVVQALRRGDLRLLRHALQENEDQFLRSGVFLVLEKLELQVYQRLLKKIYIIQKQRDPSRAHQIKLEVIIKALKWLEIDMDTDEVECIVAILIYKNLVKGYFAHKSRVVVLSKQDPFPKLNGKPIDS, from the exons ATGGCTTACTTGAGCATGGGCGAGGCGCACCGACGAATCACAGACTATCTTAATCGCTTCTCCGACGCCGTTTACTCTCAAGACGGAGCTTCTCTCAAGTACCTTCTTTCTTTCACCTCTAACTCTCCCGCTCTTCTTTCCCTCGCTGACGCCCTCCACGTCTTTCAG GATGCTAATCGATTGATTAAGCAATCGGAGAAATACTCACAGTTTGGGGAACTAACTGCCCCGCTTTTTCGTTCTCTGCAAAGTTACAGGCTAGGGAACTTGGTCGATACTTATCCCGCCTACGAAAAAGCTGCGAT tgcTTTTCTTCAGGAGTTCCGAAATTGGGAATCAGCTTGGGCTTTGGACGCATTATATGTTGTTGCCTATGAAATTAGGGTTCTTGCAGAGAAG GCTGATAAAGAGCTTGCTTTTAATGGGAAATCACCGGAAAAATTGAAGGCCGCTGGTTCATTCCTCATGAAAGTGTTTGGTGTTCTGGCT GTAAAGGGCCAAAAACGCGTTGGAGCATTATATGTGACTTGCCAATTGTTCAAAATCTACTTCAAG CTTGGTACAGTTCATCTTTGTCGGAGTATAATAAGGAGTATTGAAACTGCTCGAATTTTCGATTTTGAAGAGTTCCCTAAAAGAGATAAG GTCACGTATATGTATTACACTGGCCGTTTGGAAGTTTTCAATGAAAACTTTCTTGCT GCTGATCATAAGTTATCGTATGCCTTGAAGCATTGTGATCCCCGTAATGAAGCAAATATAAG GAtgatattaaaatatttgaTACCTGTGAAGTTTTCGATTGGTATCTTGCCCACGGACCAGCTCCTGGAGAGACATAATCTAGCTGAG TACAAAAATGTTGTACAAGCTCTAAGAAGGGGTGATCTCCGACTTCTTCGACATGCCCTCCAAGAGAACGAAGACCA GTTTCTGAGATCAGGCGTATTTCTCGTTCTGGAGAAGCTAGAACTCCAAGTTTATCAAAGATTGTTAAAGAAAAT TTACATCATCCAAAAACAAAGGGACCCAAGCAGAGCTCACCAGATAAAATTGGAAGTGATTATAAAAGCACTCAAGTGGCTTGAGATTGACATGGATACGGACGAG GTGGAATGTATTGTAGCCATATTGATATACAAGAACCTTGTGAAAGGATACTTTGCACACAAAAGCAGAGTGGTAGTACTGAGCAAGCAGGATCCTTTTCCCAAGTTGAATGGTAAACCTATTGATTCATAG
- the LOC136203063 gene encoding uncharacterized protein isoform X1, with the protein MPGTIQVSVLEFLPPQQSSFLSEISLNISMGKKEYQTFDKGDFSFPLISVRDNLIVILQNAEGKEIAHSVIETKLVIEKGIWDDLFPLEGGGHVHMKLQFILSEADRHRIRIMRESALKKKYDELLNSEVTSPKHSTMIRSYSASSLLTNQEVSDSHKSLLRNEVIQAILPSATTTFTLFKTQNSTKKETNPNDTDRYKDASSPSTVLRTIGVGLEEASDGRLVERTAINDPAETNFVEEASSLRSSGSVLARKLQADKQNLLEKSPSKIRNMISAFESSLNQDMRPKIRPASEKSELSENEVELSSGSIGVNGVDLKNTEVAQLAGRVKNPIHITKRQEKPKTSFVHPRDYSKESTTGLDRSKGTTVNLEDKAKYLHKVGIQEEKKSSEGFARALTGEKASVSRKMVHEKHKHNLLRRRVFGENLLKQTNKKEIQVNNLQDENCEGASADEPCSSECDGAWIFPDGGKRLCITAGGKEIMDIMGEVHLEGRRKPTKMSSEAENVKEVKEDDSKAPGRHEKSKTEDSASSRRPAGKMMRVGIMLGFATLVFFTRKRN; encoded by the exons ATGCCAGGAACCATCCAAGTTTCAG TTCTGGAATTCCTGCCTCCTCAGCAATCGTCTTTTCTTTCAGAAATCTCCTTAAATA TTTCCATGGGTAAAAAAGAGTACCAGACTTTTGACAAGGGAGACTTCTCTTT TCCACTAATAAGTGTACGAGATAACTTGATTGTTATACTTCAGAATGCTGAAGGAAAAGAGATAGCACATTCAG TTATTGAGACCAAGTTGGTGATCGAAAAAGGCATTTGGGACGATTTATTTCCTTTAGAAGGAGGCGGCCATGTGCATATGAAGTTGCAGTTTATCCTCAGTGAAGCAGATCGCCACCGTATTCGTATCATG CGAGAATCAGCATTGAAGAAGAAATATGATGAACTTCTCAACAGCGAAGTTACAAGTCCAAAACATTCCACTATGATTCGTAGTTATAGCGCATcttctttgctgaccaatcaaGAGGTCTCAG ATTCACATAAAAGCCTTCTTCGAAATGAAGTGATTCAAGCTATTTTACCGTCAGCTACTACTACCTTCACTCTTTTCAAGACTCAAAATTCTACTAAGAAGGAAACAAACCCA AACGATACAGATAGATATAAAGATGCCTCATCTCCAAGTACTGTGTTGCGAACAATTGGCGTTGGTTTAGAAGAAGCAAGCGATGGTAGGTTAGTTGAGAGGACTGCCATCAATGATCCTGCCGAAACCAATTTTGTAGAAGAAGCTTCATCTTTGAGAAGCTCTGGATCAGTACTTGCTCGAAAACTTCAGGCAGATAAGCAGAACTTGTTGGAGAAAAGTCCAAGCAAGATTAGAAATATGATAAGTGCCTTTGAAAGTAGTCTAAATCAG gatatgagacctaaaataagacCAGCATCTGAAAAATCTGAGTTGAGTGAGAATGAAGTTGAACTTTCTTCAGGAAGTATAGGCGTAAATGGAGTCGATTTAAAGAATACAGAAGTAGCACAACTTGCAGGAAGAGTCAAGAATCCTATTCATATCACAAAAAGACAAGAGAAACCTAAGACTAGTTTTGTTCACCCTAGAGATTACTCGAAAGAGTCAACAACTGGACTCGATCGATCTAAAGGGACAACTGTAAATTTGGAGGATAAAGCAaaatatttacataaagttggcatacaggaagaaaaaaaatcttcTGAAGGTTTTGCTAGAGCATTGACAGGTGAAAAGGCTTCTGTTTCAAGAAAAATGGTCCACGAGAAACATAAGCATAACTTGCTTAGGAGAAGAGTTTTTGGTGAGAATTTActcaaacaaacaaacaaaaaagaaattcaGGTAAACAATTTACAAGATGAAAACTGTGAGGGAGCTTCAGCAGATGAACCTTGTTCCTCAGAATGCGATGGCGCCTGGATTTTCCCAGACGGAGGAAAGCGTTTGTGTATAACAGCTGGTGGAAAAGAAATAATGGATATAATGGGAGAAGTTCACTTAGAAGGTAGGAGAAAACCTACAAAAATGAGCTCTGAAGCAGAGAATGTGAAAGAG GTGAAAGAAGATGATAGTAAGGCTCCTGGAAGACATGAAAAGTCGAAAACTGAGGATTCTGCAAGTAGTAGACGACCCGCTGGGaag ATGATGAGAGTTGGGATCATGCTTGGGTTTGCAACACTAGTTTTCTTCACTAGAAAGAGAAATTAA
- the LOC136203063 gene encoding uncharacterized protein isoform X2 codes for MPGTIQVSVLEFLPPQQSSFLSEISLNISMGKKEYQTFDKGDFSFPLISVRDNLIVILQNAEGKEIAHSVIETKLVIEKGIWDDLFPLEGGGHVHMKLQFILSEADRHRIRIMNDTDRYKDASSPSTVLRTIGVGLEEASDGRLVERTAINDPAETNFVEEASSLRSSGSVLARKLQADKQNLLEKSPSKIRNMISAFESSLNQDMRPKIRPASEKSELSENEVELSSGSIGVNGVDLKNTEVAQLAGRVKNPIHITKRQEKPKTSFVHPRDYSKESTTGLDRSKGTTVNLEDKAKYLHKVGIQEEKKSSEGFARALTGEKASVSRKMVHEKHKHNLLRRRVFGENLLKQTNKKEIQVNNLQDENCEGASADEPCSSECDGAWIFPDGGKRLCITAGGKEIMDIMGEVHLEGRRKPTKMSSEAENVKEVKEDDSKAPGRHEKSKTEDSASSRRPAGKMMRVGIMLGFATLVFFTRKRN; via the exons ATGCCAGGAACCATCCAAGTTTCAG TTCTGGAATTCCTGCCTCCTCAGCAATCGTCTTTTCTTTCAGAAATCTCCTTAAATA TTTCCATGGGTAAAAAAGAGTACCAGACTTTTGACAAGGGAGACTTCTCTTT TCCACTAATAAGTGTACGAGATAACTTGATTGTTATACTTCAGAATGCTGAAGGAAAAGAGATAGCACATTCAG TTATTGAGACCAAGTTGGTGATCGAAAAAGGCATTTGGGACGATTTATTTCCTTTAGAAGGAGGCGGCCATGTGCATATGAAGTTGCAGTTTATCCTCAGTGAAGCAGATCGCCACCGTATTCGTATCATG AACGATACAGATAGATATAAAGATGCCTCATCTCCAAGTACTGTGTTGCGAACAATTGGCGTTGGTTTAGAAGAAGCAAGCGATGGTAGGTTAGTTGAGAGGACTGCCATCAATGATCCTGCCGAAACCAATTTTGTAGAAGAAGCTTCATCTTTGAGAAGCTCTGGATCAGTACTTGCTCGAAAACTTCAGGCAGATAAGCAGAACTTGTTGGAGAAAAGTCCAAGCAAGATTAGAAATATGATAAGTGCCTTTGAAAGTAGTCTAAATCAG gatatgagacctaaaataagacCAGCATCTGAAAAATCTGAGTTGAGTGAGAATGAAGTTGAACTTTCTTCAGGAAGTATAGGCGTAAATGGAGTCGATTTAAAGAATACAGAAGTAGCACAACTTGCAGGAAGAGTCAAGAATCCTATTCATATCACAAAAAGACAAGAGAAACCTAAGACTAGTTTTGTTCACCCTAGAGATTACTCGAAAGAGTCAACAACTGGACTCGATCGATCTAAAGGGACAACTGTAAATTTGGAGGATAAAGCAaaatatttacataaagttggcatacaggaagaaaaaaaatcttcTGAAGGTTTTGCTAGAGCATTGACAGGTGAAAAGGCTTCTGTTTCAAGAAAAATGGTCCACGAGAAACATAAGCATAACTTGCTTAGGAGAAGAGTTTTTGGTGAGAATTTActcaaacaaacaaacaaaaaagaaattcaGGTAAACAATTTACAAGATGAAAACTGTGAGGGAGCTTCAGCAGATGAACCTTGTTCCTCAGAATGCGATGGCGCCTGGATTTTCCCAGACGGAGGAAAGCGTTTGTGTATAACAGCTGGTGGAAAAGAAATAATGGATATAATGGGAGAAGTTCACTTAGAAGGTAGGAGAAAACCTACAAAAATGAGCTCTGAAGCAGAGAATGTGAAAGAG GTGAAAGAAGATGATAGTAAGGCTCCTGGAAGACATGAAAAGTCGAAAACTGAGGATTCTGCAAGTAGTAGACGACCCGCTGGGaag ATGATGAGAGTTGGGATCATGCTTGGGTTTGCAACACTAGTTTTCTTCACTAGAAAGAGAAATTAA